TGGAACACCATGGCCACGTGGCGGCGCAGGTGGATGAAGTCCTCCTCACCGCACTCGGTGAGATCCTGCCCCTGGAAGAAGATGCGCCCGGCGTCATGGCGCAGCAACCCGATGAGGCACTTGAGCAGCACGCTCTTGCCCGTGCCCGAGCCACCAATGACGGTGAGTGTCTCACCCGCGTACACGGAGAGCATCACGTCATCATAGATGCGCTTGGAGCCGAAGGCCTTGCGCAGGTGCTCGAAGCGGATGAGTTCCTCGCCGGCCTTGGGCGGTTGGAAGCGAAGACGGGGGGACGGGCGGGAGAACATGGCGTGGGAAGCAGTGCGTCAGAGGGAGAGCGTGAGCTTGGTGATGAAGAAGTCGGCCAGACACACGGTAACGGAGGTGATGGCGACGGTCTCGGTGGTGGCGCGACCCACACCCTCGGTGCCGTTCTGCACGGTGAGCCCCTTGAAGCAGCCGACGATGCCGATGATGCCGCCGAAGACGAAGCCCTTGAAGACGCCGGAGACGAAGTCGCTCATGAGGACGACGTCGAGCGCGCCCTTGAAGAACAGATTGAAGCCGATGCCGTATTGGGCCTTCACCACGAGCGCGCCGGCGAGCATGCCGATGACGTCGGCGAGGATGGTGAGCGTGGGGCCGAGCACGAAGCAGGCGAGCACGCGCGGCACCACGAGCTTGCGCAGGGGATCGGCGCCGAGCGCGCGGATGGCATCCACCTGCTCGGTGACGGTCATGGAGCCCAGCTCCGCGGCGATGCCCGAGCCCACGCGCGCGCCCACGGTGAGGGCGATGAGCACGGGGGACAGCTCGCGGAAGAGCGTGAGCACGACGACGCGGCCCACGGTGTACTGCACGCCGAAGCGCGCGAGGAAGAAGCCGAACTGGAGCGAGATGACGAGTCCGGCGAAGGTGGCGGTGAGCAGGGCGATGGGCAGCGAGCGCACGCCCAGCGCCTCGAGCTGGTAGATGAAGGCGGTGGGCGAGAAGGGCGGGCTGACGGCGCGGGTGAACACCTGACCGGTCATCACCGCGAGCGAGCCCAGGCGCTCGAGCCGCACGAGGAAGCGGCCCCAGAGCGAGTCGTCCTCACCGGAGGAGGCATCGGGCGCGGGAGGAGCGGCGGGCGCGAGGTCCACGTCGGTGCTCATGAGGGGTTCTCCACGTGGAAGCCGCCCACGAGCGCATCCAGATCCTCGACCCGGTCCTGCAGGTGGCCCAGGGGGGCGACATAGGTGAAGTCGTAGACGCAGCGATCCTTCTTGAGCACGACCAGGAGCAGTTCCACGGGCACCCCATCGAGCTTGGCCTGGAAGTGCGAGCGCAGGGCCTCGCGCTCGTCGACGACCTCGGCGCGCTGCATCAAGGAGACGCGCTCGGTGAAGCCCTCGAGCAGGTGACGCGTGAGCACCTCGAGCGAGGCGTCGTCGTGCTCGCGGCAGGTGGAGTTGACGGACAGGGCGTGGCCGGTGTCCTCGGTGAACCAGGCGAGATCATTCTCGGAGAGCTTGACCTGGGACCAGACGGGGGGGAGCGCCCCGACGCGGTAGCGCACGCCGGGCTTGGAGAACACCTGATCCTCGAAGCGCACACCGCGGTGGCACCCGAGCGCCACGAGCAACAGTGCTGACAGGATGACTCGATTCGACCTCACGACGCCAGGGTAGGCACCCCCCTCCGACCCGGTGAGTTGCAGGGGCGGGGGAGCTGTTCATTCCTGAGCAGAAGAGGGGGGCGAGCGGGCATAGCGGGGGCCCGCCGAGGAGGGTGTTCCGCGGGGGATGAGCGTGCCGATGTTGAGAGATGAACCCTCGACCCCGAGCACGACGCGGGAGGCCCCCGATGGACGGCGGATTGGGAATTTTTGGACTGGGATTGTTCCTGTTATCGATTGCCCTGCTCTATGCCCGGGAGGCGTTCGGGCTGGCATGGCCCCTGCTGGGGCTGTCGCTCATCTCGATGGGCTTCGCCATGTCGGAGAGCCCGCGGCGGCGGGACGTGGCGTTGGGTATAGGGGTGGCATGCCTGGTGGCGGCGCTGGTGAGCCTGGCCTTCTCGGTGTCGTGGTGGTGGGTGGTGGCCACGGCGCTGTTCGGTGTGGCCTACATGGTGCTGTGGGCGGAGTTCCGCTTCGCCTTCTTCCAGCACCTGCCCCAGGAAGCGGGAGGGCGGGCCGGCCACGACTCGAGGCACCTCGGCTCGCGCCGGCCGTGAGGCGCGAGGCTACAACCCGCCCGTCTGCCCGAGCACCCAGAGGGTGACGGCGATGGGGTCCGGGCAGTCGGAGAGCCGCTGGGCGTCGGCCACGGAGGCCCAGCGGGAGGCGCCGCGGTAGATGACCCCGTCTTCCAGGGTGGCCACCCGCAGGCCATTCACCTCGATGTCGTAGCCATTGCCCCGGCGCACGGCGCGACCCCGGGGGTTGCCCCCCTTGTCGATGGCCACGTCCATGCCGGACCTGCGCACGGTGTATTGGGTGACTCCCGCCTTCTCCACGCGATTGCCGGTGCACTTGTAGTCCGAGGCGGCGGCGTGGGTGGTCCCCAGCAAACAGAGCACGGCGAGTAGCGGCGACGACCTCATCTTCACGGCACACCTCCAGGCGACGGGACGCGGTGGTCCCACGCTGTGGACCCAACGTGACACGCCTGTCTGACATGGCGCGTCATCGTGGGGGGGGAGGCGTCTGGGTTCAGGACGAGGGGGCGAGCGCGAGGAGGGCGGTGATGAGGGGATTGGGTTGGGGGGCGCGGCGCCAGGCGACGTAGAGGGGGAACTGGCGAGCGGGCTCGGAGAGGGGGAGCGCGGTGACGCCGGGAACGCGGGGACCGCGGGGCTCCACGGAGGCCAGGAGCGAGTAGCCGAGCCCGGCGGCCACGAAGCCGAGGATGGTCTCGGCGGAGTCGGCCGCGTAGATGCGCCGGGGGACGACGCCGAAGTGGGCGAGCGCGGCGAGTTGCAGGTCGCGCAGGTAGGTGTCGGAGCTGTAGGAGATGAAGGGCTCGTCGCGCCAGGGCTCGGGGGTGACGGGGCCCTTGAGGTGGGGCCGGGGGAGCGAGGGAACGACGAGGAAGGGGCGGGTCTGGCCCACCTGCCGTGCTTCCAGGTCCTGGGGAACCTCGGGCAGATGGTCCACGAGGAGCTCCGCCTCACCGGAGCGCAGGGCGGCGACGGCGGGAGTCTTGGCCTCGAAGAGGGCGACCTCGATGTCGGGTCGTTGTCCGCGCAGGCGGCGCAGCCACGGGGGCAGGAGGTGGCGCATCA
Above is a window of Cystobacter fuscus DNA encoding:
- a CDS encoding LysR family transcriptional regulator, whose product is MIQLQRLEGFYWVARCEGYARAARAFPYPITQPGVHQQVRRLEAELGVRLFERIGKDRVVLTPQGRILYDAIAPFYEGLPALERSLLSGEIGGRLRIHASGHVMRHLLPPWLRRLRGQRPDIEVALFEAKTPAVAALRSGEAELLVDHLPEVPQDLEARQVGQTRPFLVVPSLPRPHLKGPVTPEPWRDEPFISYSSDTYLRDLQLAALAHFGVVPRRIYAADSAETILGFVAAGLGYSLLASVEPRGPRVPGVTALPLSEPARQFPLYVAWRRAPQPNPLITALLALAPSS
- a CDS encoding MlaE family ABC transporter permease, whose amino-acid sequence is MSTDVDLAPAAPPAPDASSGEDDSLWGRFLVRLERLGSLAVMTGQVFTRAVSPPFSPTAFIYQLEALGVRSLPIALLTATFAGLVISLQFGFFLARFGVQYTVGRVVVLTLFRELSPVLIALTVGARVGSGIAAELGSMTVTEQVDAIRALGADPLRKLVVPRVLACFVLGPTLTILADVIGMLAGALVVKAQYGIGFNLFFKGALDVVLMSDFVSGVFKGFVFGGIIGIVGCFKGLTVQNGTEGVGRATTETVAITSVTVCLADFFITKLTLSL